Sequence from the bacterium genome:
ACTTGGCAGCTATACGCATTGGGATAAAAAATTAGACGGTATTTTGGCGCAATATATCTGTTCTATCCCGGCCGTCAAAGGCGTCGAGATCGGCGATGCTTTTGAAAACGCGGGAAAATTCGGCTCTGACGTTCATGACGAAATCTTCTATGACGAAAAAAAGGGTTATTACCGTAAAACGAACCGTTCCGGCGGACTTGAAGGCGGGATGACCACGGGCGAACGGTTAATTTTGCGCGGCGCGATGAAACCTATTCCCACGCTCGCCCGGCCGCTGATGTCGGTCGATATTGAAACCAAAAAATCAGCCTCCGCGCATAAAGAGCGAACGGATACGTGTTCCGTTCCCGCCGCGGCGGTGGTCGCCGAAGCCATGACGGCGCTCGCGCTGATCAATCCTTTCCTGGAAAAATTCGGCGGAGACAGTATGAACGAAATTAAAAAGCATTTACAGTTCCATCGCTGAGACGAACACAAACTACGATTTCACCTCCCGCAGATTTCGCAGATGCACGCAGAAATCATCAGCCCGAAATTGCGATATTTTTTTTCTTTGCGATCTTTGCGCCTCTGCGGTTAATGATCTCAATGAAATTCCTCTTCAAACCATCCTCTTGCTCCTAAATTCCACCGCTTTCTCCTTTTTGCATAATTTCCATCTTCCGACATAAATCAGTTAAAAACATGACATCGGTCATTGTTGTGGGGATATGAATTCCTTATCTTTAATCCAACTAATCAAAGACATGATAATACTTTAAATATAATAAATTCAATAAATTAATAGGGAAACCCATGAAACGAAATATGGTCACTTTGGATGGTAATGAAGCGGCGGCGTATGTTGCTCATAAATTAAACGAAGTTATCGCTATTTATCCCATCACTCCGTCCTCAGCCATGGGCGAATTTTCTGATGAATGGTCGGCGCACGGACAAAAGAATATTTGGGGAACGGTTCCGTCCGTGATGGAAATGCAGAGCGAAGGCGGCGCGGCCGGCGCGGTTCACGGCGCCTTACAAACGGGCGCATTAACAACGACTTTCACATCATCGCAGGGTTTACTGCTGATGATTCCAAATATGTATAAGATCGCGGGTGAACTGACCTCCACGGTGTTTCACGTTGCGGCGCGGTCGGTGGCGTCGCAGGCTTTGTCCATTTTCGGCGATCATTCGGACGTGATGGCCGTTCGCGCCACGGGATTCGGACAACTCGTTTCTAACTCGGTTCAGGAAGTGATGGATTTCGCACTTATTGCCCATGCCGCGACACTGGAAGCGCGTCTGCCCCTGATCCATTTCTTTGACGGTTTCCGCACGTCGCACGAAGTGATGAAAGTGGAACAGCTTTCCGAAGAAGATCTCCGCGCGATGATGGATGAGGAACTCATCCGCGCGCACCGTCTGCGCGCCTTGTCGCCGGACCGTCCTTTCATGCGCGGTTCTGCGCAGAACCCGGACGTGTTCTTCCAGGGACGCGAATCGGTGAATCCCTATTACGCAAAGTGTCCGGACATCATTCAGAAAACTATGGATAAATTTGCCAAAATTGTCGGACGGCAATATCACTTATTCGATTATCACGGCGCGCCCGATGCGGACCGCGTGATCATCATCATGGGCTCCGGCGCAACCACCGCGCAGGAAACCGTCGATTACCTCGTGAATAAAGGCGAAAAAGTTGGCGTGCTAAAAGTTCATCTCTACCGCCCGTTCGCAATCGAACAATTCATCGGCGCGTTACCGAAAACGGTAAAGAAAATTTCCGTTCTTGACCGCACAAAAGAACCCGGCAGCGCTGGCGAACCTTTGTATCAGGATGTGCTGACGGCGCTCACCGAATCGATGGGCGAAGGTAAATTACCTTTCGCATTTCCGAAAGTAGTCGGCGGCCGCTACGGATTATCGTCGAAAGAATTCACATCCGCGATGGTCAAAGGTATTTTTGACGATTTGTCAAAACCACAGCCGAAAAATCATTATACGATCGGCATTAACGACGACGTAAGTCATACAAGCCTGAGCTACGACCCGTCATTGACAACGGAAGGCAAAGATGTGGTGCGCGCGCTGTTCTACGGACTCGGTGCGGACGGCACGGTCGGCGCCAACAAAAATTCCATCAAGATCATCGGCGAAGACACCGACAATTACGCGCAAGGTTATTTTGTTTACGATTCCAAAAAATCCGGTTCGGTTACCATTTCCCATTTGCGTTTCGGGCCGAAACAGATCCAGTCGTCGTATCTTGTTAATTCATCCAACTTCGTTGCATGCCATCAATATACGTTCCTCGAAAAATACGACATGCTGAAAACTATCGTGGACGGCGGCACATTCCTGCTCAACAGCCCTTACGGAAAAGACGAAGTTTGGAATACCTTGCCCCGCACGGTTCAGCAACAGATCATTGATAAAAAATTAAATTTTTATGTCATCGACGGCTATACCGTTGCCAAGGACACCGGTATGGGCGGCCGTTTTAACACGATCATGCAAACGTGTTTCTTCGCTATTTCCGGAATTCTGCCGCGCGACAAAGCTATCGAAGCGATCAAAGCTTCGATTGAAAAAACGTACGGCAAGAAAGGCGAAGAAATTGTGCGGATCAATTTCAACGCCGTCGATCAGACCTTGGTCAATTTGCATCAGGTTGAAGTTCCTAAAACGGTAACGAGCAAGATCGAATTGCCGCCGGTCGTTTCCTCGAAGGCGCCGGATTTTGTCAAAAACGTAACTTCTAAAATCATTGCCGGACTCGGCGACGATCTGCCGGTCAGCGCGATGCCTGTTGACGGCACGTTCCCAAGCGACACCGCGCAGTGGGAAAAAAGAAATATCGCGCTGGAAATTCCGGCCTGGGATCCCAAAGTGTGTATTCAATGCAACAAATGCGCGCTGGTTTGTCCCCACGCCACGATTCGCATCAAAGTTTATGATCAGAAAGAACTATCTTCGCAACCTACGACGTTCAAATCAACGCCGTACCGAGGCAAAGAATATCCCGGCATGATGTATTCGATCCAGGTTGCTCCTGAAGACTGCACCGGCTGCGGCATTTGCGTGGATGTTTGTCCTGCGAAAAATAAAAGCGAAACACGCCTCAAAGCGATCAACATGGTTCCGCAGCCGCCATTACGTGATAACGAACGTACGAATTGGGACTTCTTCCTCAACTTGCCCGAGATCGACCGCCGCAATGTTCAAACCGGCTCGGTGAAAGGCTCCCAATTCCTTCAGCCGCTGTTTGAATTCTCCGGCGCCTGTTCCGGGTGCGGCGAAACGCCGTATCTGAAACTGCTGAGCCAGCTTTTCGGCGACCGCACCGTTATTGCCAACGCGACGGGCTGTTCCTCGATCTACGGAGGTAACCTTCCGACGACGCCGTGGGCAAAGAATAAGGAAGGACGGGGCCCGGCATGGTCTAATTCGCTTTTTGAAGATAACGCGGAATTCGGCCTCGGCATGCGGCTCACGATGGATAAACAAAACGAGTACGCGCGTGAACTGTTGCAAAAACTGGCTTCGCAGGTTGGCGACGATCTCGCGCAGTCCATTCTCACGGCAAAACAAGTAGACGAATCGGATATTCACGATCAGCGCGAGCGCGTGGAAGCGTTGAAGAAACAGCTGGCGACGATTAAATCAACCGAAGGAAAAACGCTTCTAACGATTGCCGATATTCTGGTGAAGAAATGCGTCTGGATCGTCGGCGGCGACGGGTGGGCATACGATATCGGTTACGGCGGACTCGATCACGTACTCGCGTCGGGACGTAATGTAAATATTCTGGTGCTCGATACGGAAGTCTATTCCAATACCGGCGGACAGATGTCCAAATCAACCAATCGCGCCGCCGTGGCCAAATTCGCCGCGGCAGGGAAACGCGTGTCG
This genomic interval carries:
- the nifJ gene encoding pyruvate:ferredoxin (flavodoxin) oxidoreductase, which gives rise to MKRNMVTLDGNEAAAYVAHKLNEVIAIYPITPSSAMGEFSDEWSAHGQKNIWGTVPSVMEMQSEGGAAGAVHGALQTGALTTTFTSSQGLLLMIPNMYKIAGELTSTVFHVAARSVASQALSIFGDHSDVMAVRATGFGQLVSNSVQEVMDFALIAHAATLEARLPLIHFFDGFRTSHEVMKVEQLSEEDLRAMMDEELIRAHRLRALSPDRPFMRGSAQNPDVFFQGRESVNPYYAKCPDIIQKTMDKFAKIVGRQYHLFDYHGAPDADRVIIIMGSGATTAQETVDYLVNKGEKVGVLKVHLYRPFAIEQFIGALPKTVKKISVLDRTKEPGSAGEPLYQDVLTALTESMGEGKLPFAFPKVVGGRYGLSSKEFTSAMVKGIFDDLSKPQPKNHYTIGINDDVSHTSLSYDPSLTTEGKDVVRALFYGLGADGTVGANKNSIKIIGEDTDNYAQGYFVYDSKKSGSVTISHLRFGPKQIQSSYLVNSSNFVACHQYTFLEKYDMLKTIVDGGTFLLNSPYGKDEVWNTLPRTVQQQIIDKKLNFYVIDGYTVAKDTGMGGRFNTIMQTCFFAISGILPRDKAIEAIKASIEKTYGKKGEEIVRINFNAVDQTLVNLHQVEVPKTVTSKIELPPVVSSKAPDFVKNVTSKIIAGLGDDLPVSAMPVDGTFPSDTAQWEKRNIALEIPAWDPKVCIQCNKCALVCPHATIRIKVYDQKELSSQPTTFKSTPYRGKEYPGMMYSIQVAPEDCTGCGICVDVCPAKNKSETRLKAINMVPQPPLRDNERTNWDFFLNLPEIDRRNVQTGSVKGSQFLQPLFEFSGACSGCGETPYLKLLSQLFGDRTVIANATGCSSIYGGNLPTTPWAKNKEGRGPAWSNSLFEDNAEFGLGMRLTMDKQNEYARELLQKLASQVGDDLAQSILTAKQVDESDIHDQRERVEALKKQLATIKSTEGKTLLTIADILVKKCVWIVGGDGWAYDIGYGGLDHVLASGRNVNILVLDTEVYSNTGGQMSKSTNRAAVAKFAAAGKRVSKKDLGLMAISAGHVYVAQIAMGANDTQTVKAFLEAEAYDGPSVIIAYSHCIAHGINMGLGLHQQKAATDSGHWPLYRYNPNLALEGKNPLVLDSKAPSISFKDYAYNETRYKMLTMSDPEMAKTLAIQAQDDINKRWNFYEQMATLHYGENGKDVSDH